A segment of the Coffea arabica cultivar ET-39 chromosome 8c, Coffea Arabica ET-39 HiFi, whole genome shotgun sequence genome:
TAACTAGATTGTATCTTGGCAGGGTAACTACCTCAATGCAATTGCCTCATTTCTAACAAATCCTAACCTTTTAATAACTAATGAAATTGATTTGTAAACTTATAGTCCAGGAACAACTTCTCAATTTCTAAATGTTTGGAGAATCTACTATAACATTTCAGATTTCGTAAACTGGTGGGACTTAATAGTTGTAAAGTATGAGAAGTTCAAACATGAATGCATCATGTGTAAGTATTgttttttttctaatgatcatttgagaaatttttgtCCAAATTAATGTGTGAAGAAAGCATTTTAACGACTATTAACTTCACATTTGTAGCTGATATAGAAGTCCATGAGAGACCTTGGAACCATTCAAAACTTCAAATCCTATTGAATATCAGGGTGACATTTTATATACTTGAACTGTTGAATATGAAAAATTATAGATATTTATTTGATATTTGACAAGTGGAATGACAAAACAAATGAGAATCCTAGATCTATCTATGGGAAGCCATTAGTTGTTAGTTAACTTTGGTTTGTCATTTTTACCTTTGATGAAATCATAGGGTGTGCTTTGAGAAATTTCTATACCTCTTAGAAGATTATTGCAAATTTAAATAAAGTAAAGATTATTGCTTTTTGTGATTCttatgttttctttctttgttatgTCAAGAGTTCTTGCCTAAACGTAGCATGTGTTTAATGCGACATATTTTGATTTCTGTTAAGAAATTTTATAGTTTGTATGCATTGAATACTTTTGTCATGTAAAGATATTTCAAAGTCCTAACATTTtagatagtttttttttatataattagaTACTTTAGCTTTTACTTATTGGTTTTGATTTTAATGTTCTGAACACATCGTTTAATGTAGACCTTTAAGTTTAGCCTGATAAAAGGTGGAAAAATGAGCTATAAAATATAAGACAATGACCTGGCTCATGGAACAATGAATGAGCAATATAATAATCAGTTATGCACCTTATAGTTTCAATCAAATAATGttctacaacaaaaatgacctttAACGGTATAGAGAATCTAACCTGACACTTTACCTTTCCTCACACCCTGGACGAGTgttgtcccttccaatgtggggatAGGCTCGGAGCATTCAAATGTGTCAGGAAAACTATGTTGTTATAGCATCTCATCTGCCAACAAAAATCCCTTTTCTTGATAATCGAAAATGTCAAGATAGCTATAGTCAATAACAAGTAGGAGTTTTTTTAACTGAGCTATGCTAACACTTTTAACTGCCaggagttcttttttttttttttttttttgacatagAAGCAACCTGCAGGTAGTGCTCCCTGCTATACATTCCGTCAATCAGAAACCcaaaggacttgtaaaattatcccaaagaacaGAATGCATATAGTAATCTAAAAGCAAAAGTCAATGCTCAAATATAATTTGTTGAACTAAAAGTCAGTAACAAGTACTAATATAGCAAATCTCTAACAAGTACAAACTTGAAAGATTCTCTTGTGCACAAACTAAAAGATTCTCATGTGTACAAACTTGAAAAATTCTTGTGCACAAACTAAAAAATAATGCAgcataaaccacaatttctggGTATCATAGAGCCAGTTATGCTCAAATTATATATTCGATCTTCTGCAACTGCAATCTCATCCTCTCTACAATTCAGTTGGGGCATGGTAAGCTGCAAAAATTCAACCCCAAGTTAAACAGGTTTCTCTATCAAATGATTGCCAAGATACTTACATGCATGCTAACTCTGTTTTATGCAACCGGAAACACCTATTCATACAACGTATCATTAATGCACAACAAACAACAATTCTCCAACCTCCCCTTTTTTCCACCTACAATAATTTGTGCATTCGAATTTGTCTGACTCTAATCTCTCTACATAGCTAGCAGTTGCCATGCTACTGAAGAAAAACTTCAATCCAAGAGCATTAAAGACTGCCTTGCGATAGCTTACTAACTGTTCACTTTTCTTTTCACGTCATTGCCAGACGATCACATGGCCTTGAATCATGCATTCCGAAAATGAAACCTTACTTTAGTTTCATTTTGTTCTTCTTGTTTAAATACAAGCCATCTATTGTGACAAAACCAAACAGAATGAGATGCCCCCCATTCAACTGATATGCAGCATGTCGTCCAGATATAAGATCCAAATGTTGGATATATTCCACATATGTAATTCATTTTATTCTTGTAACAAATTATCCGATCCATGTTTGACTTAAAACAAACATACCCCAGCTGGAGAAATGTGTCTGAATCGTTGAGGTCCTGAGGACAACTTCCAGCTTGGTCGCTTAAGCGGGTGACTGATTCAGATGAAAGCCCTCACTACAGCAGAGGTGTTTGCTCTTCCGATGAGCCTGCTACCTGCAATTATCAGTCAGAAAGGCAAAAGATTGTAGCATGCTCATGCAGAGGGGcgaaacaaagaaataaaggaaaagggaaacTGTCACGTCATGCACTTTCTGTCTCAACTTCGCATTCTCTTCCTTTAATAATGCTTCCtgcaattcattttgtgaagatAAGTTACCAACCAAGAACACACATTTAAATGCAGTCAGCCAAATGATATTCCATTGGAATCTTTAAGTAAATTGCTCCTATAGCATTATTGTGGGTTACAAACGATCTTCAATTTTATGAAAGCCcaataacacttttttatctccagATTCTCAAATTGAAGATTTCCCATTTTATTATGTGATGAAATACAGAATAACAGAAAATGATTGATAGATAACCAAATAGAAACAACTAATAAGGGTAATTTGTCACTAGCCTTTTTCTTGAGAATACCAAtttctttcatgaatttgtcaCCCCTGAAATCCAAAAAACATAGTACGTCAACACTATGCAACAATTGAAAGACCTTGAAAGATGACATAACATGACAGGAACCTTGGTTTTGGCAATACGACTTAACCCTGCTTCAACCAATTTTTCGAGTTTAACCAAGTCTTCCATGCTCAGTCCTACTAGCACTTCACCTTTGAGATGTCTGTTACACATGGGATGGCATCATAAGTATCACAAAATAATGAACCATCATCTATAAGATATCTCATGGCAGAATATTGTAACCTCAGTTCTGTGGTTTTCTCCTTGATTTCCTCAGCAAGCATGGCATGGGTATGATTCTCATGTATAAACACACAAAATTTCTCTGTCAGCACAAATTGGAGTGAATTAATAAAAGATAGAATGAGATTCACAGTAGTCATATCATAGCaataattattcactctcatCTCTCTATTCGCTTCCTTGcaaatttccttctttcttcattCGAATCTTTCGACAAACAGGTAGTGAGCAtgaaaagttttgaaatttctttttcatcaattCCTTAGACGGCTTGAGCTTGAATTTTAAATCTAAAACTCTACTCAAACCTATGATCAATTCCAGTCACTTAAAATCGATTAACAAGACGAAAGTAAAGCATAACCGACATGATTGCAGACAAAGAAGAAAACAATACAATTAAGGGGGAAAAAGGTATAAGAGTGCGGGAAACTTTACAGTGATGATTTCCGCTGTGGTGGCTGGACTCCAGTGAGATGATGGTAGCAACCTTCGCCTACTCTACTCCTCGGCATGCTCAACCCGAATATCTAGTCAGTAAGGAGAAGCATGAGGATGGGTTTcagaggaaagaagaaaaaggaaagagccCGAGTATTtgttttcttattctttttgtcctAGCAAAGAAAGCGAAGGCTTATTGGTGTAGGTGTCATTGTTGACGAGGAGGGTAGAGAAGCGGCCGAGTTAGCAACTGAAAATGGGAGAGTGGGGTGGCGGCGAAGGTGGAAGACGGAAGAACCAAAATGGGGGAGTTTTGAGAGATAGTTTGCTGAGAAAGAGAGTTTGTGAGAGAGATGAGAAGAACCAAAATTTCGCTGGCCGGCAAAATgaaagttttgagatttcactaaGTGTTTTGGCAAAGGAATCTTCCGCCAAAATCAAACGATATcgttttatgttttaatttttttggtgtATCTCACATTTTCTCAAGTGTCATGATAGGGAATCTAAAgacatattattatttttatattagataaaataaaaaaaattaaagtatatATTATTGAATTGATAACAAGTGTTATGATAGAAGTGCTATAATGACAAAAACCAGCAAGTGTCCTTATAGGCGTGTCAGGAAAGGCCTTTTTTGTTGTAGTGCGCTGATATACTGACTACAAAGGTGAATAATTTGCATATAGACAAATTAGACCAACATTCTTTCATTGTTATGGACTCTAAGACTGAATTTGCTGAAGTTGTGAGGGAAAAAAGTTAATGGAGAGAGGCTATTCTTAGATGGAAAAGGAAATGATTGTTTAAAATTATGTAGCCTCATAGCTTAAAAATCTCAAGTGCTATtataaacaccaaattttgtcaatttttaatattttctcaagattttctatttaatgagttatttattttcttgcattttaatgtgCATTTTTCTCACTGTTGTAGGCTTgctttaggaaaaaaaaaacaacaaaaactaaaaaaaaaagaaagaaaactaaaaaaaaaatcaaaaaatcattttaatcattttatttcACCAAATTAACTATTAACCCATTTCACACTCAATGGCCATggacttttcttttcatttggcagAAGCCATCATTTTGAATGAAACCAAACCCGTTTGACTCCCTCTTGGCCATGAGTTTTTAGCTCTGTCAACACTCAACATTTTCCAGAGGAGAAAATCCTACACAAAAGCTCTACTTTTGGCTACAAAaatctctctctcggctctctcccaGAGGACATAAGACAAGCcagaacaagaaaaaagaagtacTCTAGCTCCCAGACAACTCTGggctctcggctctctctcaataGACCACACACAAAACACTCTACTCTTCCTCCCTCTCAATATACATCTCTCGGCCCTTTCTTTGACTCACACTAGAAAACACACAAGAACAAAGCTCTCCCATTTTGGCTTTTCTTAAGCCCTCAACGGACAGAAAAGGCTAGACGAAAGAAACTTTAGGAGCCAGGGAGATACGCTCAAGGTGTGGAAATTGTATCAAACATTTTGGTCAAGGAACTACCACCTACATTGAGGTATTTTCTCGTTTTCTTTCTATCATATTACAATTCATGTTTCAATGTCTAATTTCTCTtgcttttgctgttttttttatttgttattgttGTGGTTGTATATTAATTTCTCTTGTTCGCTGgtttttattgttgttgttgcattgctgaaatttgggaaatggcatgaactagatgaaggaaaaggaaatgtttCTCATGCATGCATATTAACcgtttgaaaaaatgccaaaatgacAAATGAATTAAAAAGCTTAACATTGTACATGTTTTTCTTGTCAAATAGGTGACCGTTTGCTAGTGTAGGTCTAAAAATGTGTggttattcaaaaaatttttggagttttgagtGTTAAAAGTTTTGAaggatttttgttatttttaggactgttttggtttaattttgtcATATCTGTTGttacttttattgattttagtTGATAGTTAGGTTGTAAAAATCACAAGGAGTGTTGTagtataaattatatattttttggtgaaaatttgggtgtttaaaaaaaataaaatctggACTGCATGTTGACATTTTAGCCACTTTCGGATCatcttttgtaaaaactaactccgAAAATGGAATCTACGAGAAAAATGGAGTGTAGTagtgtattttgagaaattttggtgATCGGAGAGGTCGCCGGCGATCGGCAGTGGCGCCGGCGGCGGCCGCCATGGCTGGAAGCTTCAGCTGGCCGAAGAAGATGGGAAGGAAACGGCTGGaagtggaggaagaagaaagaaagaaaagagaaaaagaaaagaaaggaaaggaaagaaaagaaaaaggaaagtggTTTGggctaattttatttttttagtggGCTTGTTCTTATTTTCGATTGGGTTAGAAGGTCAGACCCATGCTttatttttggttgggtttgagtgaTAGATGACGGGCTGGCCTGTGTATTTTGGCTTGAATTTTCGTTTGGGCCGGATGGCCTTTGGCCCGAAAAAAATAGAGAATGGCCCAGTGGCCTGTTTTCTTAAGATCTGCTAGCGAATTTTCACTTTAGCCCTtgatctttggagtagttttactGTGGCCCTAAAACTTTTAATTTCTCTCAATTAGATCCTTAATTAATTTC
Coding sequences within it:
- the LOC113706004 gene encoding LOW QUALITY PROTEIN: uncharacterized protein (The sequence of the model RefSeq protein was modified relative to this genomic sequence to represent the inferred CDS: substituted 2 bases at 2 genomic stop codons) translates to MRVNNYCYDMTTVNLILSFINSLQFVLTEKFCVFIHENHTHAMLAEEIKEKTTELRHLKGEVLVGLSMEDLVKLEKLVEAGLSRIAKTKVPVMGDKFMKEIGILKKKEALLKEENAKLRQKVAGSSEEQTPLLXXGLSSESVTRLSDQAGSCPQDLNDSDTFLQLGYVCFKSNMDRIICYKNKMNYICGIYPTFGSYIWTTCCISVEWGASHSLTMPQLNCREDEIAVAEDRIYNLSITGSMIPRNCGTMPRGRRVIPSSSSSDEREVNAKMEVTEEEMNQEWHEEHANLEFLFEMHVSPPVEMMYNISEAFAQHGWIPILILPNHYYPDLVREFYANIQSKARHSGEMVESWCVEDESSCHVKI